In one Parvibaculum sp. genomic region, the following are encoded:
- a CDS encoding thiolase domain-containing protein, translating into MGINGKSYIVGIYEHPCRAALDKTLPQLHAEIAKGALADAGLSKDDVDAYFCAGDAPGLGPINMIEYMGLNNVRHMDSTETGGSSYIVHVNHAAQAIAAGHCNVALITLAGRPVADAKEGKPVRYYNQQAPDFPFEMPYGPNVTNMYAMCAMRHMYEYGTTSEQLAWIKVAASHHAQHNEQARLRDVVTVEDVVNSPMIADPLHRLDCCVITDGGGGIVMVSPEVAKSLKRTRVKVLGAGEAPKHLAAGQVDLTYSGACWSGPKAFAEAGVTPTDIKYASIYDSFTITVLETLEDLGFCKKGEGGKFVSDGNLISGVGKLPFNTDGGGLCNNHPGNRGGMTKVLEAVRQVRGEAHPKVQVRNCDIALAHGTGGLLGSRMGSATVILGSEDA; encoded by the coding sequence ATGGGTATCAACGGAAAATCCTACATAGTCGGCATCTACGAGCATCCGTGCCGCGCGGCGCTGGACAAGACGCTGCCGCAACTTCACGCCGAGATCGCGAAGGGCGCGCTGGCGGACGCAGGTCTTTCAAAGGACGACGTTGACGCATATTTCTGCGCTGGCGACGCGCCCGGGTTGGGCCCGATCAACATGATCGAATATATGGGTCTCAATAATGTGCGTCATATGGACAGCACGGAGACCGGCGGGTCTTCCTACATCGTCCATGTCAATCACGCCGCGCAGGCCATCGCCGCGGGGCATTGCAATGTGGCGCTGATCACGCTGGCCGGCCGGCCGGTTGCCGATGCGAAAGAAGGCAAGCCCGTCCGTTACTACAACCAGCAAGCGCCGGACTTTCCGTTCGAAATGCCTTATGGCCCCAACGTCACAAATATGTACGCCATGTGTGCAATGCGGCATATGTACGAATACGGCACCACCAGCGAGCAGCTCGCATGGATCAAGGTCGCCGCATCCCACCACGCCCAGCACAATGAACAAGCCAGGCTCCGCGACGTTGTGACCGTGGAGGATGTTGTCAATTCACCGATGATTGCCGATCCGTTGCACAGGCTCGACTGTTGCGTCATCACCGACGGTGGCGGCGGCATTGTGATGGTGAGCCCGGAAGTGGCGAAGTCGCTGAAGCGCACCCGCGTCAAGGTTCTCGGCGCCGGCGAGGCGCCCAAGCATCTCGCGGCGGGCCAGGTCGATCTGACCTATTCCGGCGCGTGTTGGAGCGGGCCCAAAGCTTTCGCTGAAGCCGGCGTCACGCCCACCGACATTAAATACGCCTCAATCTACGATTCCTTCACCATTACAGTGCTGGAAACGCTCGAAGATCTGGGTTTTTGCAAAAAAGGTGAGGGCGGGAAGTTCGTCTCGGACGGCAACTTGATTTCCGGCGTCGGCAAGTTGCCCTTCAACACGGATGGCGGGGGATTGTGCAACAATCACCCCGGCAATCGCGGCGGCATGACCAAGGTTCTTGAAGCAGTCCGCCAGGTTCGCGGTGAGGCTCATCCGAAGGTTCAGGTGCGCAATTGCGATATTGCACTGGCGCATGGAACCGGCGGGCTTCTGGGATCGCGTATGGGCAGCGCAACCGTCATTCTCGGGAGTGAAGACGCATGA
- a CDS encoding acyl-CoA dehydrogenase family protein has translation MDIELTKEDEAFRAEVRRFISEKLPRELAERDTVGAAGERSSLRRWQKDLHEKGWVAVNWPRQYGGTGWTPMQKHIFNEEMAAANAPRLSPFGLSMVGPVIYTFGNEAQKKQHLAGILTGDVWWCQGYSEPGAGSDLASLKTRAVRQGDHYIVNGQKIWTSYAHEADWIFCLVRTDETAKQQEGISFLLIDMKTPGIEVKPIISIDGLHHLNEVFFTDVKVPVTNRIGDENKGWTYAKFLLVNERTGIAGVPESKRKIAHLRKIARQERLGDGAALADEPAFMTRLSEIEVKLTGLEYTNLRIVAEEVAGRPAGPSSSTLKIVGTEVQQALSELAVEAAAFYAMPFQREHLTGIANEAPVGPAYAVSVTSAYNFGRAASIYGGSNEIQRNVIAKAVLGL, from the coding sequence ATGGATATAGAGCTTACGAAAGAGGACGAAGCCTTCCGCGCGGAAGTCCGTCGGTTCATTTCGGAAAAACTGCCCAGGGAACTCGCGGAGAGAGACACAGTGGGCGCGGCTGGTGAGCGCAGCTCGCTCAGGCGCTGGCAGAAAGATCTCCACGAGAAAGGCTGGGTAGCGGTCAATTGGCCCAGGCAGTATGGCGGCACTGGATGGACGCCGATGCAGAAGCATATTTTCAACGAGGAGATGGCCGCCGCTAACGCACCGCGACTTTCTCCATTCGGTCTGTCCATGGTGGGACCGGTGATCTACACCTTCGGCAACGAAGCACAGAAAAAGCAGCATCTGGCGGGCATTCTTACCGGCGATGTCTGGTGGTGCCAGGGTTATTCGGAACCGGGGGCCGGATCGGATCTCGCCTCGCTGAAAACCAGGGCCGTGCGTCAGGGCGACCATTACATCGTCAACGGCCAGAAAATCTGGACGTCCTATGCCCATGAAGCCGATTGGATATTCTGTCTCGTGCGAACGGATGAGACCGCCAAACAGCAGGAAGGCATCTCGTTCCTTCTGATCGACATGAAGACGCCCGGCATCGAGGTGAAACCGATCATTTCCATCGACGGCCTGCATCACTTGAACGAAGTTTTTTTCACTGATGTCAAGGTGCCGGTGACGAACCGCATCGGCGATGAAAACAAGGGCTGGACCTACGCCAAGTTCTTGCTCGTCAACGAGCGCACCGGTATTGCAGGCGTTCCCGAGTCCAAGCGCAAGATCGCGCACCTCAGAAAGATTGCGAGACAGGAAAGGCTTGGCGATGGCGCGGCGCTGGCGGACGAACCGGCATTCATGACGAGGCTCTCCGAAATCGAGGTGAAGCTCACGGGTCTCGAATATACCAATCTGAGGATCGTTGCGGAGGAAGTGGCGGGCCGTCCCGCTGGTCCCTCTTCCTCAACCTTGAAGATTGTAGGAACCGAAGTTCAGCAGGCGTTGTCGGAGCTTGCCGTCGAAGCCGCCGCCTTCTACGCCATGCCATTCCAGAGGGAACATTTGACTGGAATTGCCAATGAAGCGCCCGTCGGACCCGCCTATGCGGTGAGCGTGACAAGCGCCTATAATTTCGGTCGCGCCGCTTCGATTTATGGCGGTTCGAACGAAATCCAGCGCAATGTCATCGCAAAGGCCGTTCTGGGACTTTGA